A genome region from Deinococcus aerophilus includes the following:
- a CDS encoding aminotransferase class V-fold PLP-dependent enzyme, whose product MDFATLRADLIGTDTVIQTPFGARRVTYADYVASGRALRSVEDRIASLALPLYANTHTEDSATGAHSTHLTHQAADYIRGQLGGDASCKLVFCGSGSTAAVRRIQDILGLTVCGPHRAAVLASLPEHERPVVFVGPYEHHSNEVSWRETLAEVVEIPLCERGNLDLDALVRALKAPQYARRPKIGSFSAASNVTGLLTDTRTVARILHRHGAYAFFDFAASGPYVVIDMKPGQPDGYDAVFLSPHKFVGGPGTPGLLCFQEHLYHLNVPSTAGGGTVRYVSRTQQVYIEDIEAREDAGTPAILGKLRTALAFRVKEELGVQALTTREHELFARALDRLRNHPRIQLLGNPDAPRLAFLSFLIQAPDGAYLHPRLVVRLLNDLFGIQARGGCACAGPYGHVLLRIDDERSEQYRQCALSNIDGLKPGWTRLNLAPWATDDEVDFLLSAIEFVAQHGERFLNQYHFDWMSGAWTHDNDQPPLDLFGPERPVTAPGPVPYAAYLAEACRVVETLGPAGERRVLPDHVPAELVFFTY is encoded by the coding sequence ATGGACTTCGCCACACTGAGGGCCGACCTGATCGGGACGGACACAGTGATCCAGACGCCCTTCGGAGCGCGCCGGGTCACCTACGCGGACTATGTCGCTTCGGGGCGGGCGCTGCGCAGCGTGGAAGACCGCATCGCGTCGCTTGCGCTGCCGCTGTATGCCAACACCCACACCGAGGACAGCGCCACCGGGGCGCACAGCACCCACCTGACGCACCAGGCGGCCGACTACATCCGGGGTCAGCTCGGGGGAGACGCCAGTTGCAAGCTCGTGTTCTGCGGCTCGGGCAGCACGGCGGCCGTGCGGCGCATACAGGACATCCTGGGGCTGACGGTCTGCGGGCCACACCGCGCCGCCGTGCTGGCCTCGCTTCCCGAACACGAGCGCCCGGTGGTGTTCGTCGGCCCCTATGAACACCACAGCAACGAGGTGAGCTGGCGCGAGACGCTCGCCGAGGTCGTGGAGATTCCGCTGTGCGAACGCGGCAATCTGGATCTGGACGCCCTGGTGCGGGCACTGAAAGCGCCGCAGTACGCCCGCCGGCCCAAGATCGGCTCCTTCAGCGCCGCGAGCAACGTCACCGGCCTGCTCACCGACACCCGCACGGTGGCGCGCATCCTGCACCGGCACGGGGCCTACGCCTTCTTCGACTTCGCGGCGAGCGGCCCCTACGTTGTCATCGACATGAAGCCCGGTCAGCCGGACGGGTACGACGCGGTGTTCCTCAGCCCGCACAAGTTCGTGGGCGGCCCGGGAACGCCGGGGCTGCTGTGTTTTCAGGAGCACCTGTATCACCTGAACGTCCCCAGCACGGCGGGCGGGGGAACGGTGCGCTACGTCAGCCGCACACAACAGGTGTACATCGAGGACATCGAGGCGCGCGAGGATGCGGGAACTCCCGCCATCCTGGGCAAGCTGCGCACGGCCCTCGCCTTCCGGGTCAAGGAGGAGCTGGGGGTGCAGGCCCTGACCACCCGGGAACACGAGCTGTTTGCGCGAGCGCTGGACCGGCTGAGGAATCATCCCCGCATTCAGCTGCTCGGCAATCCCGACGCCCCCCGGCTGGCCTTCCTGTCATTCCTGATCCAGGCCCCAGACGGCGCGTACCTGCATCCCCGGCTGGTGGTCCGGCTGCTCAACGACCTGTTCGGCATCCAGGCCCGCGGCGGCTGCGCGTGCGCGGGCCCTTACGGACACGTGTTGCTGCGCATAGATGACGAACGCAGCGAGCAGTACCGGCAGTGCGCCCTTTCCAACATTGACGGCCTGAAGCCCGGCTGGACCCGCCTGAACCTCGCGCCGTGGGCCACCGACGACGAGGTGGACTTTCTGCTCTCGGCCATCGAGTTCGTGGCCCAACACGGCGAGCGCTTTCTAAATCAGTACCACTTTGACTGGATGAGCGGCGCGTGGACGCATGACAACGATCAACCGCCCCTGGACCTGTTCGGCCCGGAGCGGCCTGTCACCGCTCCGGGACCCGTGCCCTACGCTGCCTATCTGGCCGAGGCCTGCCGCGTGGTGGAGACCCTGGGCCCGGCAGGGGAGAGGAGGGTGCTGCCCGACCACGTTCCGGCCGAGCTGGTGTTCTTCACGTACTGA
- a CDS encoding sensor histidine kinase → MLPPRPARSVPPRAPFRRGAALSSALTPGTGLSSARVAWRHSLRFRLAATYSLLALALILLISLGVVTLLLSRMDQQFNDRLNERADTLAEAFTSPGAGLGKAAGGAGAYTMLIDGDGLVFAASPILRSFEKAPYPYGTQSRVTIQDTSVRAVQRKIGLFGTLWVGLPEDDLIAARQSAISALLAALVFTPLILLVVGWGVGQRALSGLQGAANLADRIDPTRSLATLPLPAREDEVHRLLSAINRLLVRIEAGQAREKQLLGQIVHELGAPLTVLKASLRRAEERTDDPEVRRAALVADELTFTTQDLMQLARGQLEMRLAWHYIPARTLQERLDRLVSGTAFEGDWGGGILCDPDRLTQALRNLLANARRAAGPHGKVWLTLQETADHLSFTVRDSGPGLPPELGERIFEPFVSGAGSSGLGLSVSRQIAVMHGGQLHGGTHPQGGAEFVLTIPGAALGDED, encoded by the coding sequence ATGCTGCCCCCGCGCCCCGCCCGAAGTGTGCCCCCCCGCGCGCCCTTCCGGCGGGGCGCGGCCCTGTCCTCGGCACTGACGCCCGGCACCGGGCTGTCCTCGGCGCGGGTGGCGTGGCGCCACAGCCTGCGCTTCCGGCTGGCCGCCACCTACAGCCTGCTGGCACTCGCCCTGATTCTGCTGATCAGTCTGGGCGTGGTCACGCTGCTGCTCTCGCGCATGGACCAGCAGTTCAACGACCGTCTCAACGAGCGGGCCGACACCCTGGCTGAGGCCTTTACCAGCCCCGGCGCGGGCCTGGGCAAGGCGGCGGGCGGCGCGGGGGCCTACACCATGCTCATAGACGGCGACGGTCTGGTCTTCGCGGCCAGCCCGATCCTGCGCTCTTTTGAGAAAGCGCCTTATCCCTACGGCACCCAGAGCCGCGTGACCATCCAGGACACCTCGGTGCGGGCCGTTCAGCGCAAGATTGGCCTGTTCGGAACGCTGTGGGTCGGCCTGCCGGAAGATGACCTGATTGCCGCCCGCCAGAGTGCCATCAGCGCCCTGCTCGCCGCGCTGGTGTTCACGCCCTTGATCCTGCTGGTGGTGGGCTGGGGCGTGGGTCAGCGGGCCCTGTCGGGACTGCAGGGCGCGGCCAACCTCGCCGACCGGATTGACCCCACCCGCAGCCTCGCCACGCTGCCGCTGCCCGCCCGCGAGGACGAGGTCCACCGCCTGCTCAGCGCCATCAACCGCCTGCTTGTGCGCATCGAGGCGGGGCAGGCCCGCGAGAAGCAGCTGCTGGGCCAGATCGTGCATGAACTGGGCGCGCCGCTGACCGTGCTGAAGGCGAGCCTGCGCCGCGCCGAGGAGCGCACCGACGACCCCGAGGTCCGGCGCGCGGCGCTGGTGGCCGACGAGCTGACCTTCACCACCCAGGACCTGATGCAGCTCGCCCGCGGACAGCTGGAAATGCGGCTGGCGTGGCACTACATCCCCGCACGCACGTTGCAGGAGCGGCTGGACCGGCTGGTGTCCGGCACGGCCTTTGAGGGCGACTGGGGGGGCGGCATCCTGTGCGACCCGGACCGGCTGACCCAGGCGCTGCGTAATCTGCTCGCCAACGCCCGCCGCGCCGCCGGACCCCACGGCAAGGTGTGGCTCACCCTGCAGGAAACGGCTGACCACCTGAGCTTCACGGTGCGCGACAGCGGCCCCGGCCTGCCCCCCGAACTCGGTGAGCGCATCTTCGAGCCCTTTGTGAGCGGAGCGGGCAGCAGCGGCCTGGGCCTGAGCGTCTCGCGGCAGATCGCTGTGATGCACGGCGGCCAGTTGCACGGCGGCACCCACCCACAGGGCGGCGCGGAATTTGTACTCACCATTCCCGGGGCGGCGCTGGGCGACGAGGACTGA
- the mnmG gene encoding tRNA uridine-5-carboxymethylaminomethyl(34) synthesis enzyme MnmG, with the protein MSGWNVIVIGGGHAGLEAAWAAAKFSRVALLVGNPATVGRMPCNPAVGGPGKSQLVFEVQALGGLMGRLADDTAIHTRVLNASKGPAVQSLRVQNERDAYAERAQDVIFGHPEIDVVRGEAADLEPDGHGGWTVVTTDGRRLACRSVVVAAGTFMQAVTWYGRQSRPEGRQGEPPSRFLSAPLARAGHVLKRFKTGTPPRVRADSVNFAELLSIPADPQPRGFTGMPGPRAAESPTWQTHTTPETHQLIHDNLHESPMFSGDIEGRGPRYCPSIEDKVVRFAHHDRHLLFVEPDGVQTSEVYLQGFSSSLPAGLQDQLVRTLPGFEKAVIQRYAYAVEYDVVDSTELTLNLESRLLPGVFTAGQINGTSGYEEAAAQGLVAGLSAAHRAQALSMPVIGRDTGYIGVLLDDLVFKGSDEPYRMMTSRVEHRLLVRQDNADERMTPLGHAWGLVDQSELDRVQTKYRRVAAGAEALGRQRSAGVTGDAWLRRPEFSLADVEALGMKLPSLDTAEREALEIRVKYAGYIERARQQLRAEDHARDLSLSGVDFAAIASLSNEAREKLSRVRPATLEQAARLSGVRHADIGALLVHLRKHGVSRET; encoded by the coding sequence ATGAGCGGCTGGAATGTGATTGTGATTGGTGGAGGCCACGCGGGCCTGGAGGCGGCCTGGGCGGCGGCCAAGTTCTCACGGGTGGCCCTGCTGGTGGGCAACCCGGCAACGGTGGGACGCATGCCCTGCAATCCTGCCGTAGGGGGACCGGGCAAGAGCCAGCTGGTCTTTGAGGTCCAGGCCCTGGGCGGCCTGATGGGCCGTCTGGCCGACGACACCGCCATCCACACCCGCGTGCTCAACGCGAGCAAGGGCCCGGCGGTGCAGTCGCTGCGGGTTCAGAACGAGCGCGACGCCTATGCCGAACGGGCGCAGGACGTGATCTTCGGCCACCCCGAGATTGACGTTGTGCGGGGCGAGGCCGCCGATCTGGAGCCGGACGGTCACGGGGGCTGGACCGTGGTCACCACCGATGGCCGCCGTCTGGCGTGCCGCAGCGTCGTGGTTGCTGCGGGCACCTTCATGCAGGCGGTGACGTGGTACGGCCGGCAATCACGGCCCGAAGGGCGGCAGGGCGAGCCCCCCTCGCGCTTCCTTTCGGCCCCGCTGGCCCGCGCAGGCCACGTGCTCAAGCGCTTCAAGACCGGCACACCCCCACGGGTGCGGGCCGACTCGGTCAACTTCGCCGAACTGCTGAGCATTCCCGCCGATCCCCAGCCCCGCGGATTTACGGGCATGCCCGGGCCGCGCGCCGCCGAGTCTCCCACCTGGCAGACCCACACCACCCCGGAAACCCACCAACTGATCCACGACAATCTGCATGAATCTCCGATGTTTTCGGGCGACATCGAGGGCCGGGGCCCACGATACTGCCCGAGCATTGAGGACAAAGTCGTGCGTTTTGCCCACCATGACCGGCACCTGCTGTTTGTGGAACCCGACGGCGTGCAGACCAGCGAGGTGTACCTGCAGGGCTTCAGTTCGTCGCTGCCCGCCGGACTGCAGGACCAGCTGGTGAGAACGCTGCCCGGCTTTGAGAAAGCGGTGATTCAGCGGTACGCCTACGCGGTGGAATACGACGTGGTGGATTCCACCGAGCTGACCCTGAATCTGGAATCCCGGTTGCTGCCTGGGGTCTTTACAGCGGGCCAGATCAATGGAACCAGTGGCTATGAGGAGGCGGCGGCACAGGGACTGGTCGCCGGCCTCTCGGCGGCCCACCGGGCGCAGGCCCTGTCCATGCCGGTCATCGGCCGTGACACCGGGTACATCGGGGTTCTGCTGGACGACCTGGTCTTCAAGGGCAGTGACGAGCCGTACCGCATGATGACCAGCCGGGTGGAACATCGCCTGCTCGTCCGGCAGGACAACGCCGACGAACGCATGACCCCCCTGGGCCACGCCTGGGGACTGGTCGACCAGTCCGAACTGGACCGGGTGCAGACCAAATACCGCCGGGTGGCGGCCGGTGCCGAGGCCCTGGGGCGGCAGCGCAGTGCGGGAGTGACCGGCGACGCATGGCTACGTCGCCCCGAGTTCTCGCTGGCCGATGTCGAGGCGCTGGGCATGAAACTGCCCTCCCTGGATACCGCCGAGCGCGAAGCCCTCGAAATCCGCGTGAAGTATGCGGGCTACATCGAACGGGCCCGCCAGCAGCTCCGCGCCGAGGACCATGCCCGCGACCTGAGTCTGTCCGGTGTGGATTTTGCGGCCATCGCCTCCCTGTCCAACGAGGCGCGCGAGAAGCTGAGCCGGGTGCGGCCCGCCACCCTGGAGCAGGCGGCCCGGCTATCCGGGGTGCGCCACGCCGATATCGGAGCGCTGCTCGTTCACCTCAGGAAGCACGGCGTTTCACGGGAAACCTGA
- a CDS encoding thiamine pyrophosphate-dependent dehydrogenase E1 component subunit alpha encodes MTQTSSLPIPSTPQPFTPQPIRYVAEDGTPVQDLPAAYTPERLRELHALMLRAREFDRKLITLLRQGRTTFYAQSSGMEATQVGLARSIRVGHDWVWPYYRDHTLGLAMGVPMFELISQCLGSNSDPSRGRQMPHHFAARKQHFVSISSSIASQVPPAAGNAMAQKYLGTDEITVCTFGDGATSEGDWHAGMNMAGAAHAPCLFVCENNQWAISTNLAGQTASETIHIKAKAYGMPGFYVDGNDIVAVMEVCAHAAQWVREGNGPALVECLTYRVGSHSNADADAEKNYRTREEVQEWLDRDPIVRVEKLLEHLGHPIDAEERARLISETHREVDEQVIRAEATGQPDWRIMFEDVYADLPGHLRIQAAELRAEQEGSAK; translated from the coding sequence ATGACCCAGACTTCTTCACTGCCAATTCCATCCACCCCGCAGCCCTTTACTCCCCAGCCCATCCGGTATGTCGCCGAAGACGGCACGCCGGTTCAGGACCTGCCCGCCGCCTACACGCCCGAGCGGCTGCGCGAGCTGCACGCGCTGATGCTGCGCGCCCGCGAATTTGACCGCAAGCTCATCACCCTGCTGCGTCAGGGACGCACGACCTTCTACGCCCAGTCCAGCGGAATGGAGGCCACCCAGGTGGGTCTGGCCCGGTCCATCCGCGTGGGCCACGACTGGGTGTGGCCGTACTACCGCGACCACACCCTGGGGCTGGCGATGGGCGTGCCGATGTTCGAGTTGATCAGCCAGTGCCTGGGCAGCAACTCCGACCCCAGCCGGGGCCGCCAGATGCCGCACCACTTCGCCGCCCGCAAGCAGCACTTCGTGTCGATCAGCTCCTCGATTGCCTCGCAGGTGCCGCCCGCCGCGGGCAACGCGATGGCGCAGAAGTACCTGGGCACCGACGAGATCACGGTGTGCACCTTCGGGGACGGCGCGACCAGCGAGGGCGACTGGCACGCGGGCATGAACATGGCGGGCGCCGCCCACGCTCCGTGCCTGTTCGTGTGCGAGAACAACCAGTGGGCCATCAGCACCAATCTGGCGGGGCAGACCGCCAGCGAGACCATCCACATCAAGGCCAAGGCCTACGGCATGCCCGGTTTTTACGTGGACGGCAACGACATCGTGGCCGTCATGGAGGTCTGCGCCCACGCCGCGCAGTGGGTGCGGGAGGGCAATGGCCCGGCGCTGGTGGAGTGCCTGACTTACCGGGTCGGCTCGCACAGCAACGCCGACGCGGACGCCGAGAAGAACTACCGCACCCGTGAGGAAGTGCAGGAGTGGCTGGACCGCGATCCCATCGTGCGCGTTGAGAAACTGCTTGAGCATCTGGGCCATCCCATCGACGCCGAGGAGCGTGCCCGGTTGATCTCCGAGACCCACCGCGAGGTGGACGAGCAGGTCATCCGCGCCGAGGCCACCGGCCAGCCCGACTGGCGCATCATGTTCGAGGACGTCTATGCCGATCTTCCGGGCCACCTGCGCATTCAGGCCGCCGAACTGCGCGCCGAGCAGGAAGGGAGCGCAAAATGA
- a CDS encoding dihydrolipoamide acetyltransferase family protein — protein MKEVLLPELAESVVEGEILKWLVNEGDPVALEQPLCEVMTDKVTVELPSPVAGILKQRMANEGDVVAVHAVIALIDEGGNAAPSPTQAIQDSAENPTTADAQLPAQAQEEREQIADQGGSIVEAGHMRGGADDDSASLFKAFASNETVKVQGLGARSASGAPGSSTAGTGTLNRESAAPARADGRVLAVPAARQLARELNLDLSQVQGSGPNGRIRVQDVVAHGQGAAAQAPATPSAAAQPQTASAPASAQPTTPAAAKGTGGMPVAPVQYRTPKGCEALEDRVPLRGMRRAISNQMQASHLYTVRTLTVDEVNLSKLVEFRSRVKDEASAAGVKLSYLPFIFKAVVAALKKYPSLNTSFDEAAQEIVQKRYYNLGMAVATDAGLTVPVIRDVNHKSVFELAREVVDLAGRAGSGKLAADELAGSTFSITNIGSIGALFSFPIINVPDAAILGVHSIIKRPIVDENDNIVVAHMMYLSLSFDHRLVDGAEAARFCKEVIRLLENPDRLMLEAM, from the coding sequence GTGAAAGAAGTCCTGCTCCCCGAACTGGCCGAAAGCGTGGTCGAAGGCGAAATTCTCAAGTGGCTGGTCAACGAGGGCGACCCCGTGGCCCTGGAACAACCGCTGTGCGAGGTCATGACCGACAAGGTGACCGTGGAACTGCCCAGCCCGGTGGCAGGCATCCTCAAGCAGCGCATGGCCAATGAGGGCGACGTGGTGGCCGTTCACGCCGTCATCGCGTTGATTGATGAGGGCGGAAACGCCGCCCCCAGTCCCACCCAGGCCATTCAGGACAGCGCCGAGAACCCCACCACCGCCGATGCCCAGCTGCCGGCGCAGGCCCAGGAGGAACGCGAACAGATCGCCGATCAGGGCGGAAGCATCGTGGAGGCCGGCCACATGCGCGGCGGGGCCGATGACGACTCGGCCAGCCTGTTCAAGGCCTTCGCCTCGAACGAGACGGTGAAGGTCCAGGGACTGGGAGCCCGCAGCGCCAGCGGTGCGCCGGGCAGCTCCACCGCCGGCACGGGCACACTGAACCGTGAATCCGCCGCACCCGCCCGCGCCGACGGCCGGGTCCTCGCCGTGCCCGCCGCGCGGCAGCTGGCCCGCGAACTGAACCTCGACCTGTCTCAGGTGCAGGGCAGCGGTCCCAACGGGCGCATCCGCGTGCAGGACGTGGTGGCGCACGGGCAGGGCGCAGCGGCCCAGGCCCCGGCCACGCCGTCCGCTGCCGCCCAGCCGCAGACCGCGTCGGCGCCGGCCTCTGCGCAGCCGACCACTCCGGCCGCCGCGAAGGGAACGGGCGGAATGCCGGTGGCACCGGTGCAGTACCGCACACCCAAAGGGTGTGAGGCGCTTGAGGACCGCGTGCCGCTGCGGGGCATGCGCCGGGCCATCAGCAACCAGATGCAAGCCAGCCACCTGTACACCGTCCGCACCCTGACCGTGGACGAGGTGAACCTCAGCAAGCTCGTCGAGTTCCGCAGCCGCGTCAAGGACGAGGCGAGCGCGGCGGGCGTCAAGCTGTCGTACCTGCCCTTCATCTTCAAGGCAGTGGTGGCCGCGCTCAAGAAGTACCCCAGCCTGAACACCTCCTTTGACGAGGCCGCCCAGGAAATCGTGCAGAAGCGCTACTACAACCTCGGTATGGCCGTCGCCACCGACGCGGGCCTGACCGTGCCGGTGATCCGCGACGTGAACCACAAGAGCGTCTTCGAGCTCGCGCGTGAGGTTGTCGATCTCGCGGGCCGTGCGGGAAGCGGCAAACTGGCGGCGGACGAGCTGGCCGGCAGCACCTTTTCCATCACCAACATCGGCTCCATCGGCGCGCTGTTCTCCTTCCCGATCATCAATGTGCCCGACGCGGCCATTCTGGGCGTGCACAGCATCATCAAGCGGCCCATTGTGGACGAGAACGACAACATCGTCGTGGCGCACATGATGTACCTGAGCCTGTCGTTTGACCACCGCCTGGTGGACGGCGCCGAGGCGGCCCGCTTCTGCAAGGAAGTCATCCGCCTGCTGGAAAACCCCGACCGCCTGATGCTCGAAGCGATGTAA
- a CDS encoding response regulator transcription factor, with translation MLAQILVVEDDPHLGPLLKEYLSADYQVHHSSTLRDAQTWLGMHSAQLILLDLNLPDGDGLDLVSALRQYSSTPVLVLSARSGVQERVAGLNAGADDYLTKPFAMPELDARITALLRRTAAGTGVNLGNTSLSTSSLLLTVNDKSTNLTEHEARILELMMRTPERVFSRADIESHLYGWETPNSNSVEVRISQLRKKLEQADSDLKIRTIRNVGYVLQA, from the coding sequence ATGCTGGCGCAGATTCTCGTTGTGGAAGACGATCCACACCTCGGTCCCCTGCTTAAGGAATACCTGTCGGCGGACTATCAGGTTCACCACTCCTCGACCCTGCGCGACGCGCAGACGTGGCTGGGCATGCACAGCGCGCAGCTGATTCTGCTCGACCTGAACCTGCCCGACGGGGACGGTCTGGACCTGGTCTCGGCGCTGCGGCAGTACAGCAGCACGCCGGTGCTGGTGCTCTCGGCCCGCAGCGGGGTGCAAGAACGGGTCGCCGGGCTGAATGCCGGAGCCGACGACTACCTGACCAAGCCCTTTGCCATGCCCGAGCTGGACGCCCGCATCACCGCGCTGCTGCGCCGCACCGCCGCCGGCACCGGGGTGAATCTGGGCAACACCAGCCTGTCCACCAGCAGCCTGCTGCTCACCGTGAACGACAAGAGCACCAACCTGACTGAACACGAGGCGCGCATTCTGGAGCTCATGATGCGCACGCCCGAGCGCGTGTTCTCGCGCGCCGATATCGAGTCGCACCTGTACGGCTGGGAGACGCCCAACTCCAACTCGGTGGAGGTCCGCATCTCGCAGCTGCGCAAGAAGCTGGAGCAGGCCGACAGCGACCTCAAGATCCGCACCATCCGCAACGTCGGCTACGTGCTGCAGGCCTAG
- a CDS encoding ParA family protein has protein sequence MKVLGLVNQKGGVGKTTTAINLAAYLAAGGRRVLLLDMDPQGNATSGLGLRGAEHGLYEALGEPARAAEFTRPTEQAGLDVLPATPDLAGAGVELADDPDALGRLLASIHGYDLVLVDAPPSLGPLTVNVLAAADALLIPLQAEYYALEGLAGLMETVERVQGGLNPRLKVLGVVLTMFDGRTNLAQEVETMVRRHFGDLVFWSVIPRNVRLSEAPSFSKPINAFAPLSSGAAAYKRLAEEVMARVEKN, from the coding sequence ATGAAGGTGCTTGGTCTGGTCAATCAGAAGGGGGGGGTGGGCAAGACCACCACCGCCATCAACCTCGCGGCATATCTGGCGGCGGGCGGGCGGCGGGTACTGCTGCTCGACATGGACCCGCAGGGCAATGCGACAAGCGGGCTGGGACTGCGCGGCGCCGAACACGGCCTGTACGAGGCCCTGGGAGAGCCCGCCCGCGCCGCCGAGTTCACGCGGCCCACCGAGCAGGCGGGGCTGGACGTGCTGCCCGCAACGCCGGACCTCGCCGGGGCGGGCGTGGAACTCGCCGACGACCCGGACGCGCTGGGCCGCCTGCTGGCGAGCATCCACGGTTACGATCTGGTTCTGGTGGACGCTCCGCCCAGCCTGGGGCCGCTGACCGTCAACGTGCTGGCCGCCGCCGACGCCCTGCTGATTCCACTGCAGGCCGAGTACTACGCGCTGGAAGGCTTGGCCGGCCTGATGGAAACGGTGGAGCGGGTGCAGGGAGGCCTGAATCCGCGCCTGAAGGTGCTCGGCGTGGTGCTCACCATGTTCGACGGCCGCACCAATCTGGCCCAGGAGGTCGAAACCATGGTGAGGCGCCACTTCGGAGATCTGGTGTTCTGGTCAGTGATTCCGCGCAACGTGCGGCTGTCCGAGGCCCCCAGCTTCTCCAAACCGATCAACGCCTTTGCCCCGCTGTCCAGCGGTGCGGCGGCCTACAAGCGTCTGGCGGAGGAGGTGATGGCCCGTGTCGAAAAAAACTAG
- the rsmG gene encoding 16S rRNA (guanine(527)-N(7))-methyltransferase RsmG has protein sequence MNARILDLLRRGADELGVDVEAKLPQFGQLLELLQQGNARFNLTALKSEEDIVLKHFVDSLSCLRGGYFTASNRVLDLGTGAGFPTLPLALVRPDLRFTPVDSIRKKIGFVAETARALGLDHVTPLVGRAETLGRQTEHRAAYDRVVVRAVAALPILVELALPLLREGGLLVAQKGPIGEDELNAGRRAAGELGGRVQVVDPFGLPLSGDARTLVVVEKLRPTPEKYPRREGVPNAQPLFWKTK, from the coding sequence GTGAACGCCCGGATCCTGGACCTGCTACGGCGGGGCGCAGATGAACTTGGCGTGGACGTGGAGGCCAAGCTGCCGCAGTTTGGTCAACTGCTCGAACTGCTGCAGCAGGGCAATGCCCGCTTCAACCTGACGGCCCTCAAATCGGAGGAGGACATCGTCCTCAAGCATTTTGTGGACTCCCTGAGCTGTCTGCGCGGCGGGTATTTCACCGCCTCAAACCGCGTGCTGGATCTGGGAACCGGAGCAGGCTTTCCTACGCTGCCTCTGGCCCTGGTGCGGCCCGACCTGCGTTTTACGCCGGTGGATTCCATCCGCAAGAAAATTGGCTTTGTCGCGGAGACGGCCCGGGCGCTGGGCCTGGACCATGTGACGCCCCTAGTGGGCCGTGCCGAGACCCTGGGACGACAGACCGAACACCGCGCCGCCTATGACCGGGTGGTGGTCCGCGCCGTGGCCGCCCTGCCCATTCTGGTGGAGCTGGCCCTGCCGCTGCTACGTGAGGGCGGACTGCTCGTGGCCCAGAAAGGCCCGATAGGAGAAGACGAACTGAATGCTGGACGGCGTGCGGCCGGCGAGCTGGGGGGGCGGGTGCAGGTGGTGGATCCGTTTGGCCTGCCGCTGTCGGGCGACGCCCGGACCCTGGTGGTGGTCGAGAAGCTCCGGCCCACCCCCGAGAAGTACCCCCGGCGCGAGGGCGTTCCCAATGCCCAGCCGCTATTCTGGAAAACGAAGTGA
- a CDS encoding alpha-ketoacid dehydrogenase subunit beta, producing the protein MTATQDRKEAAQAGAGTRTINLIQAVTEALHEELQRDERVVLFGQDVGARGGVFMATAGLQATFGKERVFDTPLSEASIVGAAVGMAVRGLRPVAEIQFADYMGPGFDQIISQAAKIRYRSGGQFTAPLVIRTPSGGGVKGGHHHSQSPESYYAHTPGLKVVMPSTPYDAKGLLKAAIRGDDPVIFFEPKRLYRAAKGEVPDHDYTVRLGEAAIRREGTDLSLIGYGGVMPDLERAADALAAEGVGVEVIDLRSLVPWDRETVVQSVQKTGRAVLVSEAPRTANFMGEVAYVIQNEAFDSLLAPVTQVAGFDTPYPYVQDKIYLPGPNRITAACVQALNH; encoded by the coding sequence ATGACCGCCACCCAGGACAGAAAGGAAGCGGCCCAGGCCGGCGCCGGCACCCGCACCATCAACCTGATTCAGGCCGTCACCGAGGCGCTGCACGAGGAACTGCAGCGCGACGAGCGCGTGGTTCTGTTCGGGCAGGACGTGGGCGCCCGCGGAGGCGTGTTCATGGCCACCGCCGGGTTGCAGGCCACTTTCGGCAAGGAGCGGGTCTTTGACACCCCGCTGAGCGAGGCGAGCATCGTGGGCGCGGCCGTGGGCATGGCGGTGCGCGGCCTGCGGCCCGTGGCCGAGATCCAGTTCGCCGATTACATGGGCCCGGGCTTTGACCAGATCATCAGCCAGGCGGCCAAGATCCGCTACCGCTCGGGCGGGCAGTTCACGGCTCCGCTCGTGATCCGCACGCCCTCGGGCGGCGGAGTCAAGGGCGGGCACCACCACAGCCAGAGTCCGGAGAGCTATTACGCACACACGCCGGGCCTGAAGGTCGTGATGCCCAGCACGCCCTACGACGCCAAGGGACTGCTGAAGGCCGCCATCCGCGGCGATGATCCGGTGATCTTCTTCGAGCCCAAGCGGCTGTACCGTGCCGCCAAGGGCGAGGTGCCGGACCACGACTACACCGTGCGTCTGGGTGAGGCCGCCATCCGCCGCGAGGGCACGGATCTGAGCCTGATCGGCTACGGCGGCGTGATGCCGGACCTGGAACGCGCCGCCGACGCGCTGGCGGCCGAGGGCGTGGGCGTGGAGGTCATCGACCTGCGCAGCTTGGTGCCGTGGGACCGTGAAACGGTGGTGCAGAGCGTCCAGAAGACTGGCCGCGCCGTGCTTGTCAGCGAGGCGCCGCGCACCGCCAACTTCATGGGCGAGGTGGCCTACGTGATCCAGAACGAGGCCTTCGACTCGCTGCTCGCTCCGGTCACGCAGGTGGCGGGCTTCGACACGCCCTATCCCTACGTGCAGGACAAGATCTACCTGCCTGGCCCCAACCGCATCACGGCGGCGTGTGTGCAGGCGCTGAACCATTAA